From the Theobroma cacao cultivar B97-61/B2 chromosome 2, Criollo_cocoa_genome_V2, whole genome shotgun sequence genome, one window contains:
- the LOC108660955 gene encoding uncharacterized protein LOC108660955, with amino-acid sequence MAFSNWNTVGSLVTPAVEKEDFLPSKRSVMVATKIKTAFVPLQVKCEKRHKSLTTKCFAVSRRDMMQCLTAEVLGLALLPKPAIARVSRLEMRKKIMEKLEELREKAGLSKPKTENEMKSPTKPSPKDKKSPTLPLPPPESAVQLLVEVTLSNIPPSNNAL; translated from the exons ATGGCGTTCTCTAACTGGAACACTGTGGGAAGTCTGGTTACTCCGGCTGTGGAGAAAGAAGACTTTTTACCCAGCAAAAGATCAGTCATGGTTGCTACCAAGATAAAGACAGCTTTTGTTCCTCTTCAG GTGAAGTGCGAGAAAAGACATAAATCATTGACAACAAAATGCTTTGCTGTTTCACGTAGAGATATGATGCAATGTCTAACTGCTGAAGTTCTTGGTCTTGCCCTTCTTCCAAAACCTGCCATAGCTCGTGTTAGTAGACTCGAGATGAGGAAAAAGATAATGGAGAAGCTTGAGGAGCTTAGGGAGAAGGCTGGGCTATCTAAGCCAAAAACTGAGAATGAGATGAAGTCTCCAACAAAACCGTCACCAAAGGATAAGAAGTCTCCAACTTTGCCACTGCCACCTCCAGAAAGCGCAGTTCAACTGTTGGTGGAAGTAACCCTCAGCAACATCCCTCCTTCAAATAATGCTTTGTGA
- the LOC18609764 gene encoding uncharacterized protein LOC18609764 produces the protein MAPIKPSFVFLIIILLIAPALATKPHVINFRWRNLYPEGMAWDPSAQHFIVGSLSHRSIHSVSDAGVIETVISDPTLPENVTVLGLTVDSTKKRLLACLHSAPPLPPFNALVAYDLRTRQRLFLSLLPSDPDSNIASIGRGRDVANDVAVDFKGNAYVTNSVGNFIWKVNESGEASIFSRSPVFSRYASVMDQNEPFNDCGLNGIAYVSKGYLLVVQSNTGKMFKVDADDGTARVVLLNEDLVMPDGIAIRRDGVVLVVSTQKLWFLKSADSWAEGVVYDKTALDAEGSATSVVMGEEDRVYVLYGHVMEGIMGNGEGRERFEIVEVRSEKESGEEHVWVFVLVGLGLAYFLFWRFQMRQLVKNMDKKIN, from the coding sequence ATGGCTCCAATCAAACCCAGCTTTGTTTTTCTAATCATCATCCTTTTAATAGCCCCAGCCCTAGCCACAAAGCCCCACGTCATCAATTTCCGATGGCGCAACCTCTACCCAGAAGGCATGGCCTGGGACCCATCAGCCCAGCACTTCATCGTGGGCTCCCTAAGCCACCGCTCCATCCATTCCGTTTCCGATGCAGGCGTTATTGAAACCGTAATCTCCGATCCAACCCTCCCAGAAAACGTCACTGTCTTAGGCCTCACCGTAGATTCCACCAAAAAACGCCTCCTCGCTTGCCTCCACTCCGCTCCTCCTCTCCCTCCTTTTAACGCCCTCGTCGCCTACGACCTCCGCACCCGCCAACGTCTCTTCCTCTCCCTCCTCCCCTCCGACCCCGATTCCAACATCGCCTCCATCGGTCGCGGGAGGGACGTCGCCAACGACGTCGCTGTGGACTTCAAAGGCAACGCTTACGTCACCAATTCGGTCGGAAACTTCATCTGGAAAGTCAACGAAAGCGGAGAGGCGTCGATTTTTTCAAGATCTCCGGTTTTTAGCCGTTACGCATCTGTCATGGATCAAAACGAACCGTTTAACGATTGCGGGCTGAATGGAATCGCTTACGTCAGCAAGGGTTATTTATTGGTGGTGCAATCCAATACGGGCAAGATGTTTAAGGTTGATGCTGACGATGGGACGGCGAGGGTAGTCCTGCTGAACGAGGATTTGGTAATGCCAGATGGGATAGCGATAAGGAGGGACGGCGTCGTATTAGTTGTTTCTACGCAAAAGTTGTGGTTTCTGAAGAGTGCTGATAGTTGGGCAGAAGGCGTGGTGTATGACAAAACTGCCCTTGATGCGGAAGGCTCTGCTACCTCGGTGGTGATGGGAGAGGAGGATAGGGTGTACGTGTTATATGGGCATGTGATGGAGGGCATAATGGGGAACGGGGAAGGCAGGGAAAGGTTTGAAATAGTGGAGGTGAGGTCCGAGAAGGAGAGCGGCGAGGAACATgtttgggtttttgttttggtAGGGTTGGGTTTGGCTTATTTCTTGTTCTGGAGGTTTCAAATGAGGCAGCTTGTCAAAAACATGGACAAAAAGATCAATTGA
- the LOC18609765 gene encoding dnaJ homolog subfamily B member 7: protein MEAEHGLPSYYNVLGVKLDASTLDIKRAYRKLAMQWHPDRWTRTPSLLGEAKRKFQQIQEAYSVLSDQRKRTLYDAGLYDPEDEEDEGFSDFAAEMISLMAQTRKEDEDCSLEELQKMFWEMAQEFQSPSWFCGSVQNSGSPKRTKWDSTRMGDRHSHVGVSGLKMYETRSY from the exons ATGGAGGCTGAACATGGCTTACCATCTTATTATAACGTTCTAGGGGTCAAGCTGGATGCTTCTACCCTAGATATCAAGCGTGCTTATCGAAAGCTTGCAATG CAATGGCATCCAGATAGGTGGACAAGAACACCTTCTCTATTGGGTGAAGCTAAGCGTAAATTCCAGCAGATTCAAGAAGCCTATTCAG TTTTATCAGACCAGAGGAAGAGAACTCTGTACGATGCTGGGTTATATGATCCTGAAGATGAAGAGGACGAg GGCTTTTCTGATTTTGCAGCGGAAATGATCTCTCTAATGGCGCAGACGAGGAAAGAG GATGAAGACTGCAGCCTTGAGGAGCTACAAAAGATGTTCTGGGAAATGGCACAAGAATTTCAGTCACCTTCATGGTTTTGTGGATCAGTTCAAAATTCTGGGAGCCCGaagaggacaaaatgggattCAACTCGGATGGGTGATAGACATTCACATGTAGGTGTATCAGGGCTCAAGATGTATGAAACCAGAAGTTATTGA
- the LOC18609766 gene encoding leucine-rich repeat extensin-like protein 3, with amino-acid sequence MSIKTNRFNPQITALTIFFVVATVAYPISSLESRKLDESIAPGDPGVKCNPSCIPSPPPPSPPPPSPPPPCPPPPELPPPTPKKPPTKYCPPPPSPPSFIYITGPPGSLYPVDQDFGGASRNLEVGLLGLVCGFLILVAF; translated from the coding sequence ATGTCGATAAAAACGAACCGTTTCAATCCTCAAATTACAGCACTAACCATATTCTTTGTAGTCGCCACTGTTGCATATCCCATCAGCAGCTTGGAATCAAGGAAGCTTGACGAGAGCATTGCGCCAGGAGATCCAGGCGTCAAGTGTAACCCATCATGTATACCAAGTCCTCCACCACCGTCGCCTCCTCCGCCATCGCCTCCGCCGCCATGTCCACCACCACCGGAGCTGCCGCCACCTACACCAAAAAAGCCGCCAACCAAGTACTGTCCACCGCCACCTAGTCCGCCATCCTTTATATACATAACTGGTCCACCAGGGAGCCTATACCCTGTTGACCAAGATTTTGGTGGTGCAAGCCGGAATTTGGAAGTGGGGTTATTGGGTTTGGTTTGTGGATTCTTGATCCTTGTTGCTTTTTGA